A part of Gemmatimonas groenlandica genomic DNA contains:
- a CDS encoding NAD(P)/FAD-dependent oxidoreductase, producing MPPSTIVIGAGPAGLSAAYHLSKLGFPVTVLESDPQYVGGISRTVQFKGFHFDIGGHRFFSKSERIEALWREILPNDFLERPRSSRILYNGHFFAYPLKPMQALFDLGVFESVRCVLSYAYARLRPIRNPRSFEEWVTNEFGSRLYQIFFKTYTEKVWGMSCTDISADWAAQRIKGVSLFSAVMSALTPAALKGGTIKSLISTFRYPRLGPGMLWDACANAVREQGGTVTLGRTVVDLRYDEATRKWTVGHTAPSGDRQELSADHVISSAPLREIAQSLSPAPSATLTAAAKQLGYRDFLTVALVLKERERFADNWIYVHDSSVKVGRIQNFKSWSPEMVPDPSLTCYGLEYFCFEGDGLWTSTDTALIARASDELVKLGLADRDDVLEGCVVRQRKAYPVYDDAYATHVQTIRDELAERYPNLHLVGRNGMHKYNNQDHAMMTALLTAENIVAGQALHDPWRVNEDAEYHEEVGSNAGASGLRAVPTRVGVTQP from the coding sequence ATGCCCCCCTCCACGATTGTTATTGGTGCCGGTCCTGCCGGACTGTCTGCGGCCTATCACCTCAGCAAGCTCGGATTTCCGGTCACGGTGCTGGAAAGTGACCCGCAGTACGTGGGCGGCATTTCGCGTACGGTGCAGTTCAAGGGCTTCCACTTCGACATTGGCGGACACCGCTTCTTCTCGAAGTCGGAACGCATCGAGGCCCTGTGGCGGGAGATCCTCCCGAATGACTTCCTCGAGCGGCCCCGCTCCAGCCGGATTCTCTACAACGGGCATTTCTTCGCCTATCCGCTGAAGCCGATGCAGGCGCTGTTCGACTTGGGCGTATTCGAGTCAGTTCGCTGCGTGCTGTCGTACGCCTACGCGCGCCTGCGGCCGATCCGGAATCCGCGCAGCTTCGAAGAGTGGGTGACCAACGAGTTCGGGTCGCGACTGTACCAGATCTTCTTCAAGACCTACACCGAAAAGGTCTGGGGGATGAGCTGCACCGACATCTCAGCCGACTGGGCGGCACAGCGCATCAAGGGCGTATCGCTCTTCTCGGCCGTAATGTCGGCGCTGACTCCGGCCGCGCTCAAAGGCGGCACGATCAAAAGCCTGATCAGCACCTTCCGGTATCCGCGACTGGGCCCCGGCATGCTCTGGGATGCGTGCGCTAACGCCGTGCGCGAGCAGGGCGGCACGGTCACGCTGGGTCGTACCGTCGTAGACCTGCGCTACGACGAGGCCACTCGAAAGTGGACTGTGGGCCACACCGCCCCCAGCGGCGATCGACAGGAGCTGTCGGCCGATCACGTCATTTCGTCGGCGCCGCTACGTGAAATCGCCCAGTCGCTGTCACCGGCGCCGTCGGCGACGCTGACCGCGGCGGCGAAGCAGTTGGGCTATCGCGATTTCCTCACGGTCGCGCTGGTCCTGAAGGAGCGTGAACGCTTCGCTGACAACTGGATTTACGTGCACGACTCCAGCGTGAAGGTGGGACGCATCCAGAACTTCAAGTCGTGGTCGCCGGAGATGGTGCCTGATCCTTCGCTGACCTGCTACGGGCTCGAGTACTTCTGCTTCGAGGGCGACGGGCTCTGGACGTCGACCGACACGGCACTGATCGCGCGGGCATCGGACGAGCTCGTAAAGCTTGGACTCGCTGATCGCGACGACGTACTGGAGGGATGCGTGGTACGTCAGCGCAAAGCCTATCCCGTGTACGACGACGCCTATGCCACGCATGTGCAGACGATTCGCGACGAACTTGCCGAGCGATATCCCAACTTGCATCTCGTGGGTCGAAACGGCATGCACAAGTACAACAATCAGGACCACGCGATGATGACCGCGTTGCTCACGGCCGAGAACATCGTAGCCGGACAGGCGCTGCACGATCCGTGGCGCGTGAACGAAGACGCCGAGTACCACGAGGAAGTGGGGAGCAACGCCGGCGCGTCAGGGCTACGCGCGGTCCCGACACGAGTGGGCGTCACACAGCCATGA